CCCATTCCTGAGAATATTCAATCAGCTATTCTAACCTCTTTGTTAGCTTTTTCGCTTGCCAACAATCTGAGGAAGGCTAAAAGCTCCCCTTTTACTTCAGCAATACCATCTTCCTCGTAAGGACGAAATCGCCTGCTTGAAACCTGTATATTCCGAATGCATCAATGCAGCAAGAACACAAATGGCGATCATACACCGCTCATCTCTCATCACTGTATATCCTTATCATATTGTTTCAATTTTTAGTTTCGAGTTATCCAAATCTGTTTTGGAGAATTTATTTCTATTTGTACAACTCCCTCATGAGATTGGATCAAGCCAGTTACACAGATAGATTTGTATAAGTAATAACCTTCGGGATTGGGGTCAAAATTAATTCTATCGTTACCCCAAATTACAATTGTAAATATTGAATCAGGATAAGGTCTATCTATGTACAAATAAGTTGGATGTCCACGGCCAGACGAAACGAAGCGCGATTCAACAACCTTGCCACAAACAGTTTTAACATCGCCAA
This is a stretch of genomic DNA from Candidatus Neomarinimicrobiota bacterium. It encodes these proteins:
- a CDS encoding DNA-binding protein produces the protein MTQKKSLILAITFLIAYSCGKERAETPAKYVRTVEAHKYIGDVKTVCGKVVESRFVSSGRGHPTYLYIDRPYPDSIFTIVIWGNDRINFDPNPEGYYLYKSICVTGLIQSHEGVVQIEINSPKQIWITRN